In Streptomyces sp. HUAS ZL42, the DNA window TTGACGGCCTGGTCGACCTGGATACGGCCCGAACCCTGCTGGAACGGCGTGTACTTACCGCCCTTGGTGGAGCCGGTCAGCGCGCCCTTCAGCTCGGCGTAGCCCCAGTCCGGGTGCTCCTGCTTCAGGATCGCCGCGGCGCCCGCGACATGCGGGGTCGCCATGGACGTACCGGAGATGGTCACGTAGCCGGCCGGCTTCTCGCCGACCTCCCGGGCGATGACGCTGCCCTTGGCGGACGCGGCCGTGATGTCCACGCCCGGCGCGGTGACGTCCGGCTTGATGGCGCCGTCGCCGACGCGCGGGCCGGTGCTGGAGAAGTCGGCCAGCTTGTCCTTGTCGTCGACGGCGCCGACGGTGAGCGCGGCTTCCGCGCTGCCCGGCGAACCGATCGACTCGGGGCCGGAGTTGCCCGCCGCGATCGCGAAGAGGATGCCCTTCTCGGTGGAGAGCTTGTTGACCTCCGCCTCGAGCGGGTCGAGCTCGGGTGTGTCCTGGCCGCCGAGGCTGAGGTTGACGACGTCGGCGCCCTGCTCGGCCGCCCACTCCATGCCGGCGAGGATGCCGGAGTCGTCACCGGAGCCGCTGTCGTCGAGGACCTTGCCGTTGAGGATCTTGGCGCCGGGTGCGACGCCCTTGTACTTGCCGCCCGACTTGGCGCCGGTGCCCGCCGCGATGGACGCGACGTGCGTGCCGTGGCCGAAGTGGTCGGTGGCGTCGGCGGCCGTGGAGAAGTTCTTGGCCGCGACGACCTGGTCCTTGAGGTCCGGGTGGGTCGCGTCGACGCCGGTGTCGAGCACGGCGATCTTCACGCCCTTGCCGTCGTAACCGGCGGCCCATGCCTTCGGGGCGCCGATCTGCGGCACGGACTTGTCGAGGCTCACCTTGCGGACGCCGTCGAGCCAGACGTGCGCGATACCGGAGGCGGTCCGGTCACCGTTGGTGACCGCGTCCCACAGTTCGCGGGTGTCCTGCTGCGGGGTCTGCACCGCGTCGGCGTTGAGCGCCTTGAGGGTCCGGCGGAGCGTGCCCGCGTCCCGGACGTCGGCCTTGGCGGCCGTGGCGGCGCCCTGGTAGCCGACGATGACCTTCAGGCCGTTCTTCTGGGCCTTGCGGGTCGCGGACTTGTTGAGCTCGGTGATGTCGAACAGCCGCTGGTCGACCTTGCCGGTGGCGACCAGGCGGGCCGCGTCGGCGGGTGTCACGAACGTGTGCCCGTCGACCTTGCGGATCTGCACGGGTATGTGTTCCCGGCCCTTCGCCCGCTCCAGGCCGACGACCCGCCCCTTGGCATCGACGGCGACCCGGTCGCCGGTGATGAGGGTGATGCGTTGCTTCGCCGCGCCGGCCGAGATCGGGGCAGCGGCGCCGGACGCGCGCTGCTCGGGCTTCGCCGCCGCCGGGCTGGTCATACCCGCGGCGAGAGCAACTGCGGCCGCCGTCGCGACGGTTGCGGCGCACGCTCTTTTCATTTGTCTGCGCAAGTTTCCCCCTTGCTGAGGTTCCGGGTGAATTCCCCGTTCACCCGGCCGGGGGCGGTCCAGTACACATGCGCGTACACCCCCCGGAATACGCAGTATGCCGGGGGGTGATCAGGCCCTTCAATACGCAAGTGCCCTACAGGACAGGACTGTTACGAGCCGTTCATGCCGTCAGGAGGCGGCGTTCTCCTTGACGGTGATCCTCCCCTTGCGGATGGTCGCCACCCGCGGGGCCTTCTTCGCGATCGCGGAGTCGTGGGTGACCATGACGAAGGTGAGCCCGTGCTCCTTCCACATGCGCTCGAGCACGTCCATGACCTCGTCGCGCATGCCCTCGTCGAGGTTGCCGGTGGGCTCGTCGGCGAGCAGCACCTTCGGCTGCTTCACCAGCGCGCGGGCGATGGCGACGCGCTGCTGCTGACCGCCGGACATCTCGCCTGGCAGATGCCCCAGCCGCTCACCGAGCCCCACCGACTTCAGTGCCTCGGCGGCCCGTTCACGCCGTTCCTTCACCTTCACGCCGAGCGGTACGAGGGCGGTCTCGACGTTCTCCTGCGCGGTGAGCGTCGGAATGAGGTTGAAGCTCTGGAAGACGAAGCCGATGTTCTCGCTGCGCACCCTGGTGAGCCTGGCCTCGGACAGTTCGGCCAGGTCGGTGCCGTCGAGGACGACCTCGCCCTCAGTGGGCCGGTCCAGCCCGCCGAGCATCTGCAGCAGCGTGGACTTGCCGCCGCCGGTGGGGCCCTGGATGACGAGCCGGTCGCCGTCGGCGATGGTGAGATCGACGCCGTCGAGGGCGTGTACGGCTTCCTTGCCGCGGGTGTAGCGCTTGGTGACGCTTCTGAGTTCGTACATGGGGTAGCTCCTGGGAGGCGTAACGGGGGTCGGGGTCGGAGGGGTGCCCGGCGTTGGTGCCGGCCAAGGGTGGGTCGCGCGACCGCGCAAGCGGGGTGCCGCCCGCGCCACCCGTGCCGCCCCGGGCGGCACGCATGCCCGCGGACCAGCGGCCAGCGGACTGCTACTCGACGCGCCGCAATGCGTCAGCCGGGCGCAATCTGGACGCCCGCCACCCACCGAACGCCCCCGCGATCAGCCCACCGGCCACGGCGAGTCCCACCGCGAGGGCAACGGTCGTGAGACTGACCGGCGCGGTGAGCGCGACGTCGAGCGTCTTCGCCGCCTGACGACCGGGCCCCCCGAAGCCCCCGCCACCGCCAGGACCGCCCTGACCGCCGCCGCCTCCGCCCAGCTGCGCCTGCAGCGTCGGGCTGACGCTGGTGACGACATACGCCCCCGCGAGCCCGAGCGCGATACCCAGCGCACCGCCGAGCAGCCCGTTGACCATGGCCTCACCCACGACCTGCCGGGTCACCCGCCCCGACTTCCACCCCAGCGCCTTCAGCGTGCCGAACTCCCGCACCCGCCGCGACACGGCGGACGACGTCAGCAGACCCGCGACCAGGAACGCGGCCACCAGCACCGCGATGGACAGCCACTTGCCGACGTCGGTCGCGAGGCTGGACGCCGTGGAGAGGGAGCCGGAGACCGTGTCCGCGAGGTCCGCGGAGGTCGTCACCGTCGTACCCGAGACGTTCTTCTGGATCGCCGACTTGACGCTGTCGATCTTCTGCGAGTCGGTCGCCTTGACGTAGATCGTGGTGACCTTGTTCGCCGAGTCGCTGAGCGTCTGTGCCTGCCTCAGCGGGATGTAGAGGTTGGCCGCGGAGTCACCGCTGTCCGCCGTCGCGATGCCGATCACCGAGAACTTGACGCTCTTGACGGTGACGGTGGAGCCGACCTTGAGCTTCTTCTCCTTGGCGTACGCCGAGTCGACGACGGCGACCTTCGCATTGGTCTCCGAGGTCTTGAACGTCCGCCCGCTGGTGATCTTCGAGGAGGTCAGCGGGCCGAGCGCCGGCTTGGTGACGTCCGTGCCGTACACGGAGTAGTTGTTGACGTCGAAGTCCGCGCCGCCGCCCTGCACTTCGCCCTGCGGCTGGCCGTTGGCACCGCTGTTGCCGCCGGGGCCGCCCTGCTGGCCGCTGCCCTGGTTCTGCTGGAACTGGCCGCGGGTGAACTGGCCGCTGACCTTGATGACCTGCAGGCTCAGCCCGCCGACCGCGTCCGAGACACCGCTCTGCTCACCGACCTTGGTCACGGTCGCGGCGGTCAGGGTCTGGAAGCCCTCCACCATCACGCGGTCGCTGCTCTGCTCGTCGTCGGAGTCGTTGTCCTGCGCGTCGAACTGGAAGCGTGGACGCTCCGAGGAACTGGCCGCGGGCTCCGCGGCCTTGGTGACCGTCATGTCGGTGCCCAGCCCGTACAGCGACTGGAGGACCTTGTCCTGCGCCTTCCCCATGCCGGAGGACACGGAGTTGACCACGATGACCAGCGCGATGCCCAGCGCGAGACCGGAGGCGACGACGAGGGCCGCCTTTCTGCGGCGGCGCAGTTCGCGCCTCAGGTAGGTGAAGAACATGGCGGCAAGCTAGGGACGGCGCGTGATGACTCGATAAGGCCGAAATAAAAGAACGATGAGAAGGCTGTGGCGGCTCCCGGAAACACCGATGCCGCCCCTGGGGGCGGCATCGATGAGCTGTGGGAATGCTGTGAGGCGACGTCAGACGGCCGAGCCGGCCTTCCAGTCGGCCCAGCTCAGGTTCCAGCCGTTGAGGCCGTTGTCCGGGGCGACGGTCTTGTCGCCGGTGTTGGAGACGACCACGACGTCACCGACGATCGAGTTGGTGTAGAACCAGTAGCCCGCCGTGCCCGTGTCGTTGGCGCCCTTGGTGTCGGACAGGCCCACGCAGCCGTGGCTGGTGTTCACGCTGCCGAAGATGGACTTGGCGCCCCAGTAGTTGCCGTGCACGAAGGTGCCGGAGTTGGTCAGGCGGATGGCGTGCGGCACGTCCTTGATGTCGTACTCGCCCTTGCCGTCGTCGTCGGTGAAGCCCACGGTCGCGCCGTTCATGCGCGTCTCCTTGAACTTCTCCGACATCACCATGACGCCTTCGTACGTCTTGTTCTCGGGCGAACCGGCGGAGATCGGGATCGTCTTGATGACCGCGCCGTTGTGCGTGACCTTCATCTGCTTGGTCTTCGCGTCGACGTAGGAGACCTGGTTGCGGCCGATGCGGAAGGTCACCGTCTTCTGCTGCACGCCGTAGACGCCGTTCGCGCCCTCGACGCCGTCGAGCGCGAGCTTCAGCGTGACGGTGGAGTTCTCCTTCCAGTAGTCCTCGGGGCGGCAGTCCATGCGCACGGTGCTGAACCAGTGGCAGACGACCTCCTGGCCACTGCTGGTGGTGACCGTGATGCCCTTCTGGACGGCGGCCTTGTTGGTGATCGCCTTGTTGAAGTTGATCGACACCGGCATGCCCACGCCGACCGTGGAGCCGTTCTCCGGCGTGAAGTTGCCGATGAAGCTGTTGGCCGGGGAGACGGTGGTGAACGAGGCGTTCTCGTGGGCCTCACGGCCGTCGGAGTCCTTGGCGGAGGCCGCGACCTTGTAGGTGGTGGAGCGCTCCAGCTGGGTAGTGGGCTTCCAGCTGGTCTTGTCGGCGGAAAGCTCGCCCTCGACCTTCGCGCCTTCGGCGGTCGTCATCGTCACCTCGGTGAGCGTGCCCTTGCTCACGGTGACGGTGGCGGAGTTGTTGATGGAGGCGTTCGTCGAGCCGTCCTTGGGCGTGATGCTGATCTGCGCCTCGGAGGTCTTCTGGGCTGCCGCCTCGTCGACCTTGGCCTGCGAGGTGTCCTTGCCCTTGTCGTCCCCGGAGGCGTCGCCGCCGCCGGAACACGCCGAGAGCACCAGCACACCGCCGAGCAGTGCGGACGCGGCTATCAGGCCCTTGCGCCGCTTACCGTCCGTTATCACACGCTTCTCCATCGTTGCCGAATCCCCAAAACCCCGAGAGTCCCCGTTGACCATCTTCAACGCTACGGACGGTTCATCCCGTTCCACATTCCTCGCATGTGTGGGGCACACCACGGCGGGTGGTGCGTCTGTCGGTCCGTGCGCCCCCTGAGACGACGAAACCCCGGACGGCGGTTGCCACCCGGGGTCACGAATTCCCCAAGAAGCTCAGCCGATGCCGTCCGTGCGGGCGTCTTCCTCGTCGTCTGCGTCGACATCATCCTCGCCGAGTTCCCACTCGGGCGAGTCGGGGTCGTAGTCAATCTGCTCACTCGACCAGGAGGCCTGCTGGAGTTCGACCCCTGGCACCTCGCTGACCAGGTCGAACGGATCAACGAGATAGGCGAGCGCCTCCGCGGTGTCTTCGGTCACAGCGCTCTCGGCCTGGGCCCGCTCGGCGTCCGGCATCTCCTCGTCGGCGGAGATGCGGCGCAGCGCGGCCTTGTTCAGCGCGTCCTCGTCGTGCACCTCGATGACGAGTTCCACGCGAAGCCGTACAAATCGTGATGTCTCTTCAGTGCTCATGCCCGGAGCGTACGGCTCACAGCTCCCGTGACTTTCCCGTGACCCGCGACTTTCACTAACATCGCCCCACACGGCCAATTTGCCAGCGTCACAAGGGGATCGATATTCCGTGTCATCCGTTCGCCGTCCGTTGCTGACCGCCACCGCCGCGGGGACCCTGCTGGGCGCCCTGTGGTTCGTCCCGTCCGCGAACGCGACCCAGGACAACCCGGCGAGAGCGGCGGGCTCGGCGAGCACGAGGACGCAGGTCACACAGCAGGCGCGGGCTGCGTCCGGGACCACGGCCGAGTCTCGGGACGGTACCCGGCTCGCCGACACCGGAGGCTTCGACACCACGCCGTACGTCATCGGCGGAACGCTCTGTCTGGGCCTGGGCGCCGGCTTCGTCGTCTATTCGGTTCGCCGGGAACGTCTGGGTTTTTGAATTGACTTGACTCTCCCTTGACGATGACCTCATAGTCCGCTCATGAAGAGATCATCGGGGGCGCGGCTGTGCGCCACGGCTGCTGTGAGCGCACTGTCACTGGCCCTCATCACGGGCTGCTCGGACTCCGGCAAGGAGTCGGAGGACTCCAAGGAATCCGCTGCCGCGTCGTCCGCTCCGTCGTCGTCGGCTCCGGCGGCGAAGGCCCTGACCGCGGCGGATCTGGAGAAGCTGCTGCTCGTGCAGGGCGAGGTCAAGGGCTACAGGGTCACCTCGGGAGACGACACCCTCCCGAAGTCCAAGACCGAGGTGAAGACCGACAAGGCGGCGTGCGACCCGATCGCCTGGTCCACGGCCGGTCTCGCCCCGGGCGACACGGACGCGAACGCGAGCAACTCCGTCGCGGAGGACAAGGCGTCGACCGCCACCGCGCAGCCGGAGGACGCCGCGGAGGCCTTCGACATCGACATGACGTTCGTGGGCCTGTCCTCGTACGAAGGAGACGGCGCCGAGAAGGCCATGAAGGCCGTCTCCGACGGCGTGGCGGCCTGCTCCACGGGGTACGGCCTCGCGGCGGGGGGCGAGGACTCGAAGGTCACCAAGGTCGTCTCGGAGAAGGGTTCCGGGCTGGGGGACGAGTCCGTTGCGTTCTCCGAGGACGTCGACATGGACGGCGAGGGCACGGCCACCTTCCACACCGAGGTGGTGCGCAAGGGCAACACCGTCGCCACGTTCTACACGGTGAACTTCGCCGCGCTCGGCTCCGGTAAGGCGGCCGAGATACCGGCGGCCGTGGTCGAGGCGCAGATCGCCAAGCTCAAGTGAGCCGAAGGGCCGCCGTCGATTGGGGAGTACGACGGCGGCCCCGTATGAACTGAAGCGGTCAGGCGAGCGGTCCCGTCACTCTCTCGACCGCGGCCACCAACTCCCCGCCGCGCACGAACGCGTCCGCCGCGGCGAGGTCGGGCGCGAGGAAGCGGTCCGGACCGGGTCCCTGAACGCCCGCTTCCCGTACGGCCTCGATGACCGCCTGCGACGCAGGTGCCGGGGTCAGGCCCTCGCGCAGCTCGACGGCGCGGGTGGCGGCGTACAGCTCGATGGCGAGCACACGCG includes these proteins:
- a CDS encoding ABC transporter ATP-binding protein, producing the protein MYELRSVTKRYTRGKEAVHALDGVDLTIADGDRLVIQGPTGGGKSTLLQMLGGLDRPTEGEVVLDGTDLAELSEARLTRVRSENIGFVFQSFNLIPTLTAQENVETALVPLGVKVKERRERAAEALKSVGLGERLGHLPGEMSGGQQQRVAIARALVKQPKVLLADEPTGNLDEGMRDEVMDVLERMWKEHGLTFVMVTHDSAIAKKAPRVATIRKGRITVKENAAS
- a CDS encoding ABC transporter permease; translated protein: MFFTYLRRELRRRRKAALVVASGLALGIALVIVVNSVSSGMGKAQDKVLQSLYGLGTDMTVTKAAEPAASSSERPRFQFDAQDNDSDDEQSSDRVMVEGFQTLTAATVTKVGEQSGVSDAVGGLSLQVIKVSGQFTRGQFQQNQGSGQQGGPGGNSGANGQPQGEVQGGGADFDVNNYSVYGTDVTKPALGPLTSSKITSGRTFKTSETNAKVAVVDSAYAKEKKLKVGSTVTVKSVKFSVIGIATADSGDSAANLYIPLRQAQTLSDSANKVTTIYVKATDSQKIDSVKSAIQKNVSGTTVTTSADLADTVSGSLSTASSLATDVGKWLSIAVLVAAFLVAGLLTSSAVSRRVREFGTLKALGWKSGRVTRQVVGEAMVNGLLGGALGIALGLAGAYVVTSVSPTLQAQLGGGGGGQGGPGGGGGFGGPGRQAAKTLDVALTAPVSLTTVALAVGLAVAGGLIAGAFGGWRASRLRPADALRRVE
- a CDS encoding Ig-like domain-containing protein, which translates into the protein MEKRVITDGKRRKGLIAASALLGGVLVLSACSGGGDASGDDKGKDTSQAKVDEAAAQKTSEAQISITPKDGSTNASINNSATVTVSKGTLTEVTMTTAEGAKVEGELSADKTSWKPTTQLERSTTYKVAASAKDSDGREAHENASFTTVSPANSFIGNFTPENGSTVGVGMPVSINFNKAITNKAAVQKGITVTTSSGQEVVCHWFSTVRMDCRPEDYWKENSTVTLKLALDGVEGANGVYGVQQKTVTFRIGRNQVSYVDAKTKQMKVTHNGAVIKTIPISAGSPENKTYEGVMVMSEKFKETRMNGATVGFTDDDGKGEYDIKDVPHAIRLTNSGTFVHGNYWGAKSIFGSVNTSHGCVGLSDTKGANDTGTAGYWFYTNSIVGDVVVVSNTGDKTVAPDNGLNGWNLSWADWKAGSAV
- a CDS encoding LPXTG cell wall anchor domain-containing protein; protein product: MSSVRRPLLTATAAGTLLGALWFVPSANATQDNPARAAGSASTRTQVTQQARAASGTTAESRDGTRLADTGGFDTTPYVIGGTLCLGLGAGFVVYSVRRERLGF